In a single window of the Larimichthys crocea isolate SSNF chromosome XVII, L_crocea_2.0, whole genome shotgun sequence genome:
- the lpl2a gene encoding lipoprotein lipase, producing the protein MKAWQTRFLYFLVLNAAVQYVTSLEEELADSIFGNFLDPIKDVLDPKDAANQTVAKFSLRKPSDPDNDLCYIVPGKPDSLAACTFNSTSKTFLVIHGWTLSGMFESWVAKLVSALYEREQTANVIVVDWLNSAQNHYVVAAQNTKAVGQEIARFIDWIEETTNMPLDNLHLIGYSLGAHVAGFAGSHATNKVGRITGLDPAGPDFEGMHAHRRLSPDDAHFVDVLHTFTRGSLGLSIGIQQPVGHVDIYPNGGSFQPGCNLRGALEKIANFGIFAITDAVKCEHERSIHLFIDSLLNEQEAAKAYRCGSNDMFNRGMCLSCRKSRCNTVGYDISKVRKARNVQMYTKTRASMPFRVYHYQLKIHFSSKVNRSEMEPSLTVSLYGTKGESENLELKLKEKIATNRTHSFLLVTEKDIGDLLMLKFKWEETNGWSAANMLKMVSSWWSGDSDSADMEVHKIRIRAGETQQKMVFCVKDPEAPKLTQEVTFVKCKDAWRTNSKRAPKRITLENH; encoded by the exons atgaaagcgTGGCAGACTCGTTTTCTGTACTTTCTGGTGTTGAATGCAGCCGTGCAGTATGTGACTTCTTTGGAAGAGGAGCTCGCCGATTCTATTTTTG gtAACTTCCTCGACCCTATAAAAGACGTGTTGGACCCCAAGGATGCCGCCAATCAAACTGTTGCCAAATTCTCTCTCCGAAAACCGTCCGACCCCGATAATGACCTGTGCTACATTGTTCCCGGCAAGCCCGACTCGCTGGCAGCCTGCACCTTTAACAGCACCTCCAAAACCTTTCTAGTAATCCACGGATGGACG CTGAGTGGTATGTTCGAAAGCTGGGTGGCTAAGCTGGTGTCGGCGCTGTACGAGAGAGAGCAGACGGCAAACGTCATCGTTGTGGACTGGCTCAACTCGGCACAGAACCACTATGTGGTGGCAGCTCAGAACACCAAGGCGGTGGGACAGGAGATCGCTCGCTTCATTGACTGGATCGAG GAGACCACCAACATGCCTCTTGATAACCTCCACCTCATTGGCTACAGCCTTGGGGCTCACGTGGCAGGATTTGCTGGAAGCCATGCGACCAATAAAGTCGGACGAATCACTG gtctggACCCAGCTGGTCCTGACTTTGAGGGGATGCACGCCCACAGGCGTCTCTCCCCAGACGACGCTCACTTTGTGGACGTCCTCCACACTTTCACGCGGGGCTCTCTGGGTCTCAGCATCGGGATCCAGCAGCCCGTCGGCCATGTAGACATTTACCCCAACGGAGGCAGCTTCCAGCCAGGCTGCAACCTCAGGGGGGCCCTTGAGAAGATCGCCAACTTTGGGATATTTG ctaTCACCGATGCAGTCAAGTGTGAACACGAGCGCTCGATCCACCTGTTCATCGACTCTCTGCTGAACGAGCAGGAAGCAGCCAAGGCCTACAGATGCGGCAGCAACGACATGTTTAACCGCGGCATGTGTCTCAGTTGCCGTAAAAGCCGCTGCAACACGGTGGGCTACGACATCAGCAAGGTCCGCAAGGCACGCAACGTTCAGATGTACACCAAGACACGAGCCTCCATGCCTTTCAGAG TTTACCACTATCAGCTGAAGATCCACTTCTCCAGCAAAGTGAACCGTTCAGAGATGGAGCCTTCACTCACCGTCTCACTGTACGGAACAAAAGGAGAGTCAGAAAACCTGGAGCTTAAACT AAAGGAAAAAATCGCTACAAATAGGACACATTCATTCCTGCTAGTGACGGAGAAAGATATCGGAGATCTCTTGATGTTGAAGTTTAAATGGGAGGAGACAAACGGTTGGTCAGCTGCCAACATGTTGAAGATGGTTTCTTCTTGGTGGTCTGGTGACTCAGACAGCGCTGACATGGAGGTTCACAAGATCCGCATCCGAGCTGGCGAGACCCAACAAAA GATGGTGTTCTGCGTAAAAGATCCCGAAGCTCCGAAGTTAACACAAGAGGTCACGTTTGTTAAATGTAAAGATGCATGGAGGACAAACTCAAAACGAGCTCCAAAAAG AATAACTCTGGAGAACCACTGA